TATGTCTTGCAGGGTACTTATGCCTGTTTAATTAATTTCAATTTAAACCTCAAGCGTCACTAAGGTCTATAATAAAAGCATGGATATCATAATTTTTTCGAGGTTGAAATATCTTTTTTTACTTTATAATACTATATTCTACAATTTTTGGTTTAATCCTTCTTATTTTTAGTTAATGTTCTATAATAATTAATATCTATTCATATTTTTTATCTCCTATGTGCTAAAAAGCTATGAGATATCATCCCATAGCTTTTCTAAACTACATCAAATCCATATATTTTATCAACTATCTTACTAGTAGAGTCATGCTCATCACAATGTATAGGATACTACATACTATATGAGATAGATTTATTAATCCATATAATATTAGCCATGCAACAATTATTATGTTGGACTGATGTAACTGCTTTTGGGTGGCTTTTTTCATCCTTTGGTATACCCAAAGCAGCAAGGCCAAAGGGACCGCTATCTTAATAATTAGACTTAATACTTGCATATCATTTACCACTGGTGCCATAATAGCATTTGCTTCTAGGAACATACCTGTATTGACTAAGAAAAGTGTAAATATTATATCAGTTAAATTCAGTATGTAGAGTGTAATTAATTTTTTCCTTATTGAATCCAAATCTCGTGTTTTTAATACACAAATAATAAAAGACATGTCCATCACCTCTATATTGAAGTATTGACCATGTGTTTAAGTTTTAAACTTAGATTAATTGAAGGCCGGTACATTAAGTATACAGCTCAATTTTTTCAAATTTATGTTTGATAATGTCTGGTTTCAACAGCCACCACCGTAACTTTGAGCAAATCAATAGAAAAAGACTCAATAGAGATTTCTCCCCATTGAGTACTCATTTGTTAACTCGCTATACTTTTAGATTTCTGTAATACCAATTATTAAAATACTATCATTTTTGAACATTTATATTTTGATTAACTGTAATATTGGTCCCATCATTCAATGTGGCTATAGCTTTAACAGTTAAAGTTATGCCCCAAACATTCCCGATTTTCAGCAATCCATCATTGCCAATATTTG
This DNA window, taken from Clostridium estertheticum, encodes the following:
- a CDS encoding DUF5658 family protein encodes the protein MSFIICVLKTRDLDSIRKKLITLYILNLTDIIFTLFLVNTGMFLEANAIMAPVVNDMQVLSLIIKIAVPLALLLWVYQRMKKATQKQLHQSNIIIVAWLILYGLINLSHIVCSILYIVMSMTLLVR